The genomic segment ATCGCAGTTTCAGCAGCAATGATGTCGGCGGCCCAGACGCAGAACCTGATCCAGGTCGCCGTCATGCGCCAGCAGCACCAGATGGAAACGAACCTGGCCGACATGGTGGCCCAGGCCGTCCAGAACGCGCCCGCCCCTGCCGGACAGGGCGTGGTGGTCGACAAGCTCGCCTGAACGAGCCTTTCTGACTTTCCGCTAGATCTTGAGGAGGCTCTTGAGGGCCTCCACGACCTTGCCGCCATCGGGCGTATCCCAATGGGCCGGCCCCTGCAGCACCGCCATCTCGCAGCCCTTGTCGTCGAGCAGCACCGTGGCCGGAAGCCCGAAGGCCACGCCCTCGGTCTTGAGCCGTTCGAAGACCTTGAAGCTCGGATCAGCATAGAGCGGCAGATGCGCCCACTGCCCCTCGTCGAGGAACTTCTGGGCCTTGCCCGATCCTTCCGGGCCGATATCGAGATTGATCGGCAGCACCTCGAAGCCCGCATCGTTGTACTTCTCGGCCAGGGCATTGAGCGCCGGCATCTCCTCCCGGCACGGCACGCACCAGGACGCCCAGAAGTTGACCAGCAGCGTCTTGCCGGCGAAGTCCTTGATGGTCTTGGGCTTGCCGTCCTTGTCCTGGAAGGTCATGTCGGCATAGCTGCGCGGCTGCATGGACGGATTGAGCGCCGCCAGTTCCCCGACCGCCGCCGCATCGATTTTCGCCAGCGTATCCTTGTTGACCGGGCACTCCTTGGCCTGGGTCGAACCATTGCTAACCCACACCCCGACCGCTATAGCTAGCGCCGCTGCGACCAGTCCCACGCTCAACAACAGACGGGGAAACCGCTTTTTTTCGGTTCCGGGCGCGCTTTCACTCATGAACGACTCCAGAGGACTAGTGATGAGCAATCGTATGTGGGGCGGCCGGTTCTCCTCGGGCCCCGATGCCATCATGGAAGAGATCAACGCCTCGATCGGCTTTGACCAGCGGCTCTACCGGCAGGACATTGCCGGGTCAATTGCCCACGCCCGGATGCTGGCGCAAACCGGCATTCTGACGCAGGCCGATCGCGATGCGATCGTGGCTGGCTTAGAGCAGGTGCTCGCCGAGATCGAGGGCGGCAAGTTCAACTTTTCGCGCGCGCTCGAAGACATCCATATGAATGTCGAGAGCCGCCTCAAGGAAATGATCGGCGACGCCGCAGGGCGCCTGCACACGGCGCGCTCGCGCAACGACCAGGTCGCCACCGACTTCCGCCTCTATGTGCGCGATTCCATCGATACGCTCGCGACCCAGATCGCAACGCTCCAGCTCGAGCTGGTCAAGCGCGCCGAGGAAGAAGCCGAGACCATCATGCCCGGCTTCACCCACCTGCAGAGCGCCCAGCCGGTAACCTTCGGCCATCACCTGATGGCCTATGTCGAGATGCTCGGACGCGACGCCGGACGGCTCGCGGACGCCCGCAAGCGCCTCAACGAAAGCCCGCTTGGCTCGGCGGCTTTGGCCGGCACCTCGTTCCCGATCGACAGGCACATGACGGCCGAGGCCCTGGGCTTCGACCGGCCGACCGCCAATTCGCTCGACGCCGTCTCGGACCGCGATTTCGCCCTTGAAACCCTCTCTGCGGCCGCCATCTGCGCGGTGCACCTGTCGCGCTTCGCCGAGGAACTGGTGATCTGGAGCTCGGCCCAGTTCAACTTCGTGCGCCTCTCGGACAAGTTCTCGACGGGCTCGTCCATCATGCCCCAGAAGCGCAACCCTGACGCCGCCGAGCTGACGCGCGCCAAGATCGGCCGCATCCTGGGCGCATTCACGAGCCTCCTCGTCGTGATGAAGGGCCTGCCCCTCGCCTATTCCAAGGACATGCAGGAAGACAAGGAAGTCACGTTCGACGCGCTCGACGCCCTCTCGCTGTCGCTGGCGGCGATGACGGGCATGATCGGCGACCTGACCGTCAACCGGCAGCGCATGCACGACGCCGCCTCTTCCGGTTTCTCGACCGCGACCGATATCGCCGACTGGCTGGTGCGCGAGGCCAACATTCCCTTCCGCGACGCCCATCACATCACCGGGCAGATCGTAGCCCTCGCCGAGCGCAAGGGCATCGCGCTCGATGGCCTGACAATCGAGGACTTCAAGACCATCGATGAGCGCATCGACAGCCGCATCCACAAGGTGCTCTCGGTCGAAAGCTCGGTACGCTCGCGCAAGAGCTATGGCGGCACCGCGCCCGACAATGTGCTGGCGCAGGCCGCGCGCTGGAAAGAGGCGCTGACCGGCGAGAAGAGCGAACCCCGCAAGACCAAGTCAGCCCCGGGCCACGGCGACGGCGGCGTCGAGTAAGAAAAGCAGCATAAAATGCATCACTTCCAGACCCGCGACGGCGTGCTGTTCGCCGAAGACGTCGACCTGACCGAACTCGCCGGCAAGGTCGGCACGCCCTTCTACGTCTATTCGGCGGCCACCCTGCGACGCCACGTCAAGGTCATGCAGGACGCCTTCGCCGGCATTCCGACCCTCCTCGCCTACGCGATGAAGGCCAATTCCAACCAGGCGGTCCTCAAGCTCATGGCCAAGCTCGGCGTCGGCGCCGACGTTGTGTCGGGCGGCGAGCTCGAGCGGGCCATCGCCGCCGGCATCCCGGCCAGCAAGATCGTGTTCTCGGGCGTCGGCAAGACCATCGCCGAAATGCGCCGGGGCCTCGAGCTGGGTATCTATTGCTTCAACGTCGAGAGCGAACCCGAGCTCGAACGCCTCGACATGATCGCCGGCTCGATGGGCAAGGTGGCCCGCGTCTCGGTGCGCATCAATCCCGATGTCGACGCCAAGACCCACGCCAAGATCTCGACGGGCAAGTCCGAGAACAAGTTCGGCATCCCCTTCGCCAGGGCGCGGGAGGTCTACAATCGCATCGCCAGCCTCGAACATATCGAGGCGGCGGGCGTGGACATGCATATCGGCAGCCAGATCACCGACCTGGCGCCTTTCGTCGATGCCTTTACGCTGCTTGCCGAATTGGTGCGCAACCTGCGCGCCGACGGCCACAAGATCAGCCATGTCGATGTCGGTGGCGGCCTGGGCATCCCCTATCACCACGACCAGGACGCCCCGCCCGATCCGACCGCCTATGCCAAGATCGTGCGCGAAAAGCTGGGCGACCTCGGCGCCACGCTCGTCATCGAGCCGGGACGCCTCATCGTCGGCAATGCCGGCGTTCTGGTGACCAAGGTCGAATACGTCAAGGAAGGCGCCAAGACCTTCGTGATCGTGGACGCGGCCATGAACGATCTCATCCGGCCCACGCTCTATGAAGCGCATCACGGCGTGGTTCCCGTGACGCCCTCCAACCTGCCCCAGATCACCGCCGATATCGTCGGCCCGGTCTGCGAGACCGGCGACTACCTCGCCCTCGGCCGCCAAATGCCCGGCGTCAGGGAAGGCGACTTGCTGGCGGTGATGAGCGCCGGCGCCTATGGCGCGGTCATGGCCTCGACCTACAACACCCGCGCCCTCGTTCCCGAGGTGCTGGTGGATGGCGACAAGTGGCACGTCATCCGCTCCCGGCGCAGCATCGAGGAGCTGATTGCGCTCGATAGCGTCCCGGACTGGATCTGACCTCCGGCCCGGCTGCCTAAAGCAGCCAGTGGACGAGAATCGGGGTCAGGATCGAGGTGAGGATGGCGTTGAGGCCCATGGCGATGCCGGCAAAGGTGCCGGCCAGCGGGTCGACGACGAAGGCGCGCGCCGTGCCGATGCCGTGCGAGGACAACCCCACCGCAAAGCCGCGTGCCGCGTAGTCGCGGATACGGAACGCGTTCATGAGCGGGGTCACGATCACGGCGCCGAGGACGCCGGTGAGGATCACCAGCACCGCCGTCAGCGACGGCTCCCCGCCCAGCGCCTGGGTAATGCCCATGGCGACGGGCGCCGTGACCGACTTCGGCGCCATGGCGATGAGAATATCGTGGGGCAGGCCGAAGAGACGCCCCAGGACGATGACCGAGACGATCGCCACCACCGAGCCGACGACCAGGGCCGCCACCAGCGGCACCAGGTTGGCACGCACTACCGAACGGTTGCGCACCAGGGGCACGGCGATCGACACCGTGGCGGCGCCGAGCAGGAAGTGCACGAACTGCGCCCCTTCGAAATAGACCCCGTAGGGCGTGCGCGAAACCGTGAGCACGATGCTGACCAGCAGGATGGCGATCAGCACCGGATTGACGATCGGGTTGCGCCCCGCCAGCACAGCGATGCGATCGGCCGCCAGCCAGGAAAACAGCGTCACCACCAGCCAGAGCAGCGGCTGGGAAGAAAGATAGACCCAAAGGGCAAAAGGCTCGGTGGTCATGCCATCACCTTCTTGACCGCAAGGAAGGTTCCCACGGTCGCCAGGAGCGTAACGAGGGTGGAACAGACCAGCGTCAACGCGATGCCGACCGCATTGCTCGACAGCAGCCCGAGCTGCTGGACGACCCCCACCCCCGCCGGCACGAAGAGCAGGCCGAGATTGGCAAGGATGGCCGTGGCCGTACGTTCGACGGGGAGTTCGAGTCTGTCGTCCCGATAGCGGACCCGCACGAGCAGGATGGCCGCCAGGATGACGAGGCCCAGGACCGGGCCCGGAATGGGTAGGTTCAGCCAGCGTGTGACGACTTCGCCCGCCAGTTGGCAGGCGAGCAGTTGGGCAAATGCGGCGACCATGCGGTCACTCCGGAAAAGTTGGACGGTTTGCCGGGAGGCAGCACCCCTTGCCTAGACCCTGCCGCTGGCGGCGTGAACCCCACCCTTTGTCGCGGGCCGGTATCAGCCGCCGTTCATCGCCTGCCTGGCCAGCGAGACGATCTCGGCCGGGCGGCCCGCAAGGGCGTCGTCGACCTTGTCCATCAGCATCTGCAGGCTGAAGGGCTTGGGGATGACATCGTAGATCAGTGCTTCGAGTCCATGGGCGCGCTCGCGCTGGTCGGCGAACCCGGTCATGAGGAGGATGGTGATCTCGGGATAGGCCGCCGCCACAGACAGGGACAGCGCAATGCCGTCCATCACCGGCATCTTGATGTCCGAGAGCATGAGGTCGAACGCCCCATCGTGCTCGGCCATGGCTTCGGCGGCCAGGCCCCCATCTTCGGCAAACACTACGTCATGGCCCTTGAGCTCAAGGGCTCTCACCACGAACTGGCGTACGTTGTCGTCGTCTTCTGCAACAAGGATCCGGGCCATCAACGCGTCTCACTGTCTAGATTGTTTGCGGCCGTTGTGGCCGGGCTTTGTCCCCGGCTCGAGGCGAACGTCAGCTTGACCTGCGACGCCCCGGCTGGAGGTTTTGGGAGTTCGGTAGAGAAGTCGATCACTTCCCCCGGCTTGAGGTCGCGCGCCTGGGGCGTAACGCTCCATTCGTAGAGCGCGGCGCCCGAACCATCGAGCAGCGTCACCACCACGGAAGGCACCGGCACGATCCGGTTGGCGACCGAATAGATGCGCGATTCGATCGAGAGGATGTCGTTGCCGGCGCGCTGGCTGCGCATGGTCTTGAGGTCGCGGATTTCGAGGCCCACGACGTTGACGCCCAAGCCCACGCTTTCATAGAGGCCGGCAAGCGCCGGGAACTGGCGCACGATATTGGTACGGAAGAAGAGCCCGCCGCCGATCAGCATGACCAGGGCGACTGCCACCAGGATACGGGCCGTCCGGCGCACGCGCGCCATCGGCAATTGCCGCCCGCGCGCATTCTGGCGGCGGAAGAAGGCACGCTGCTGCTTGCGCGCCAGCGCGGGGTCGACGGCCGGCCGCGGCGGCATCTGCGGGTTGATCGCTTCTTCCTCGACTTCCTCGAAATCGGCGAACTCGTCGGTTGACGATTCGTCGTCCTCGCCTGTGGCCTGCGCCGAGGCCTCGCGCTCCTGGGCGGCGAATTCCGCATCGAGCCGCGCCTCGTCGGCCTCATCGAAGAGCTTGTCGTCCGGATATTCCTCGCCCGGCTGCACCAGGGTCGGCTTGGGCCTCGGCTTGGGGAATTCGGGCATCGCCTGCCAGGCCTCGCCGCAATTGGCGCACTGCACCTTGCGGCCG from the Youhaiella tibetensis genome contains:
- a CDS encoding response regulator translates to MARILVAEDDDNVRQFVVRALELKGHDVVFAEDGGLAAEAMAEHDGAFDLMLSDIKMPVMDGIALSLSVAAAYPEITILLMTGFADQRERAHGLEALIYDVIPKPFSLQMLMDKVDDALAGRPAEIVSLARQAMNGG
- a CDS encoding MJ0042-type zinc finger domain-containing protein; its protein translation is MIITCPHCQTRYQIALETIGSAGRKVQCANCGEAWQAMPEFPKPRPKPTLVQPGEEYPDDKLFDEADEARLDAEFAAQEREASAQATGEDDESSTDEFADFEEVEEEAINPQMPPRPAVDPALARKQQRAFFRRQNARGRQLPMARVRRTARILVAVALVMLIGGGLFFRTNIVRQFPALAGLYESVGLGVNVVGLEIRDLKTMRSQRAGNDILSIESRIYSVANRIVPVPSVVVTLLDGSGAALYEWSVTPQARDLKPGEVIDFSTELPKPPAGASQVKLTFASSRGQSPATTAANNLDSETR
- a CDS encoding TlpA family protein disulfide reductase — encoded protein: MWVSNGSTQAKECPVNKDTLAKIDAAAVGELAALNPSMQPRSYADMTFQDKDGKPKTIKDFAGKTLLVNFWASWCVPCREEMPALNALAEKYNDAGFEVLPINLDIGPEGSGKAQKFLDEGQWAHLPLYADPSFKVFERLKTEGVAFGLPATVLLDDKGCEMAVLQGPAHWDTPDGGKVVEALKSLLKI
- a CDS encoding CidA/LrgA family protein, with the protein product MVAAFAQLLACQLAGEVVTRWLNLPIPGPVLGLVILAAILLVRVRYRDDRLELPVERTATAILANLGLLFVPAGVGVVQQLGLLSSNAVGIALTLVCSTLVTLLATVGTFLAVKKVMA
- a CDS encoding LrgB family protein, producing the protein MTTEPFALWVYLSSQPLLWLVVTLFSWLAADRIAVLAGRNPIVNPVLIAILLVSIVLTVSRTPYGVYFEGAQFVHFLLGAATVSIAVPLVRNRSVVRANLVPLVAALVVGSVVAIVSVIVLGRLFGLPHDILIAMAPKSVTAPVAMGITQALGGEPSLTAVLVILTGVLGAVIVTPLMNAFRIRDYAARGFAVGLSSHGIGTARAFVVDPLAGTFAGIAMGLNAILTSILTPILVHWLL
- the lysA gene encoding diaminopimelate decarboxylase — protein: MHHFQTRDGVLFAEDVDLTELAGKVGTPFYVYSAATLRRHVKVMQDAFAGIPTLLAYAMKANSNQAVLKLMAKLGVGADVVSGGELERAIAAGIPASKIVFSGVGKTIAEMRRGLELGIYCFNVESEPELERLDMIAGSMGKVARVSVRINPDVDAKTHAKISTGKSENKFGIPFARAREVYNRIASLEHIEAAGVDMHIGSQITDLAPFVDAFTLLAELVRNLRADGHKISHVDVGGGLGIPYHHDQDAPPDPTAYAKIVREKLGDLGATLVIEPGRLIVGNAGVLVTKVEYVKEGAKTFVIVDAAMNDLIRPTLYEAHHGVVPVTPSNLPQITADIVGPVCETGDYLALGRQMPGVREGDLLAVMSAGAYGAVMASTYNTRALVPEVLVDGDKWHVIRSRRSIEELIALDSVPDWI
- the argH gene encoding argininosuccinate lyase; amino-acid sequence: MSNRMWGGRFSSGPDAIMEEINASIGFDQRLYRQDIAGSIAHARMLAQTGILTQADRDAIVAGLEQVLAEIEGGKFNFSRALEDIHMNVESRLKEMIGDAAGRLHTARSRNDQVATDFRLYVRDSIDTLATQIATLQLELVKRAEEEAETIMPGFTHLQSAQPVTFGHHLMAYVEMLGRDAGRLADARKRLNESPLGSAALAGTSFPIDRHMTAEALGFDRPTANSLDAVSDRDFALETLSAAAICAVHLSRFAEELVIWSSAQFNFVRLSDKFSTGSSIMPQKRNPDAAELTRAKIGRILGAFTSLLVVMKGLPLAYSKDMQEDKEVTFDALDALSLSLAAMTGMIGDLTVNRQRMHDAASSGFSTATDIADWLVREANIPFRDAHHITGQIVALAERKGIALDGLTIEDFKTIDERIDSRIHKVLSVESSVRSRKSYGGTAPDNVLAQAARWKEALTGEKSEPRKTKSAPGHGDGGVE